The genomic segment TTCCAGACGTTGTACGTCTGGCTAACTTCTGTTTGCGCCTCCGGCGCATGCTGACCTCGGACGTTTTCCGAGGGATCGCTCACGTTCTCCGCGCTCGCCACGAAGGATAAAATGGTTATTCTCAGAGGAGTCGGCCACAGATTGCACCGATTGTCACCAAGAGAACCAGCGGTGTGAATCTGTGAAATCTGTGGCTATTTTCAAAGGAATCGCCCATGAGCTTCGCGCTGGCCACGAACCATGAAAATGGTTATTTGCAGAGGAGGGAGAGGAGTCGGGCGGCCACGGCGAGCCGCCCGTACAGGGTGGCTCTGGGCCCGCGTTTTTGCCAGGAAAGCGGGCAGGCAGCGAGGCCTGTATGGGGGCCTCGCTGTGGGCCCCCGCGTAGAATGCGTGTGAGCGGATAGGACCGAATTCTTCAACCCGCAATTGGTACTGTCCATCTGTGTTCAGCAGTGGTGTTTCCGAAGAATCGCTCAAAGTTATTTTCAAAGGAGTTGTTCATGTCGTCCGGGACGACCCCCAGAAACGATCAAAAACGCCACAGGCAGGAATGCCTGTGCCACTTTTTCTGAGGAGATCGCTCATCGTGACGGCAACTGAAACAGCGAATCGCTCGGTTCAGTGTTGAACTTCCATTCGGTCACTTCGATCTCTTTTGAGAGGAACCCATTGCTGTTGAATATCCAGTGGGGCAGCATGAACGGGCCGACTTTCTTGTACTGCTCAAAGTCAGTCGTGGCTTCGGTCTCCTGTCGAGACATCGGGTTGTAGGCGGGAACGACGCTGCGCAGCAGCAGATGCGTTTTGGCGTCGAGGAAATAGCGTCCCTGCCGTCCGCTGGGAGCCGTCAGTTGGATCACGATGGCCTTCTTGCCGTGCACCATCTGTTGGCCTTCGACTTTCACTGTCCAGCCCGGCCGTGGCGGCCCCGTCAGGATTTTCATCCCGGCCCATTCCAGTTCAATCTGCTGCTGAAGTTCGCTGACCGGTCGCACTTGACCATTGCCGACAGCCCACAAGCGCGAGCCGTCGGAGCCGCTGGTAGATTGAAATTGACCGGACGAAAACGATTCACGCCAACGCGCCGGCGCTTTCATGACAAATGTGAGTTGACCTGTTTGTCCCTGACCCATGACAGAAACTTTGGCCGTTCCAGTCATGCTGTAATCGCGCACTTCAGCCAGGGCCTTAGCGCCACCAATAGCCGCAAGATGCTGGTTGATTATTTTGAGTGCTTGCGCCTGCCCCTCCGTCGCTTCACGCGGCGTTGCGCTCAGGCCCAGTAGTATGACCATCAAACCAATCCACTGAATGCGTGTGTTCATCCTGAAGTACCTCCTGAAAAATGAGTGAGTGAACTTGATCGCGATGCAATGACGCCACAATGCGCGGCTTGTTCCGCCGGCGTCAATCGGCATTGGCATGCCGGCAACTCTGATAACCGGCGGCCTCCGGTGTGCCGTTCGGTGACCACGCCATACTCGCTCGTGTAGAACAAGGTGATGTCACGACACAGACCCTGCTCATCATCATAAACAACGCAGGAATCAAACGGTCGGGCATACACATGAAGGCTCATGGCCGGTTGATTAAATTCGGCCGGATTCCAGACGACATGAACAGGCTCGTCAGGGTCTACCTTGGCCAAGCCGCCCGGCGAGAGCAACAGCTCTGCGAGCGGCTCCAGTTGCAGCGTACGCGCGTGTTGATCACAGCCGAGTCGCCTGTAATTGCGCACCACAAGCCGGCCGTCCACAACGGCCATCCAGCAGTGCTGACCACGATGATTGTGTATCCAACTGCGATGGCCAATGCCCCAGCATAGCAGCAGCAGCTCAAACTGCTCGTCTTTGAAGATCAGATTTCGTGAATAGTGCGCGTCGCGGAAATGAATGTACGGGGCAAGGCTCTCGAGGCAGATACGGCTGGCGTGGAGATACTCGGTGACTTGATCAGGCTGACCAGCGTGCAACCGCTGGTGTACGCCATTGACCAATTGATCAACGGTGATACAGTCCGGCTCGCTCATGGCGTCCTCCTTTGAGGCGTTTGCGTGAGCCACAAGTGTAGCGACTCCTGCCAGCGAATTCAACCGCTGTGTTTGTCTGAACTCGTGCGCGTCCTTGCATGAAAGGCATGCCTGCCACAGGGCTGCTTGGCTTTCAACCATCGGCTCATCTGCCAGCGTGTGCGCTGGTGCAACGCCAACAGGCGCGCCACCGCGACTGAGTTCATCAGCGCATCAGTTCAATGGTGACAAGCGCGTTATAGTCCGGCACGCCACCCACGGCATCGGTTACGCCGCGTGGGATGAGCACGTTGCCTTCAGGCCAGTGCACCTGCAAATTGCCGCGCGCCATCGGCGCAAGGAAGACACGGCCTTCAAATCGCCCGACGTGATTGACGAGGGTAATCCGGTCTTCATGTCTCAGGTGCAGGGCAGCAGCGTCATCAGGATTCATCAAGATCGCATCACGCGGCGCGCCCGTCAGCGGGTCTGTCTCCGCATAGATGAGCGTATTGAACTGCCGCCCGCGTCGTGTGCTGAGACGAAAGACGCCAGGTTGAGGTGCATCGTTCGGCAGCGGCACAACCTGAAAATGGGCTTTGCCATCCGGCGTAGGAAATTGCCAGTCGGCGCACAGGTGAGGCCCG from the Blastocatellia bacterium genome contains:
- a CDS encoding cysteine dioxygenase family protein, with the protein product MSEPDCITVDQLVNGVHQRLHAGQPDQVTEYLHASRICLESLAPYIHFRDAHYSRNLIFKDEQFELLLLCWGIGHRSWIHNHRGQHCWMAVVDGRLVVRNYRRLGCDQHARTLQLEPLAELLLSPGGLAKVDPDEPVHVVWNPAEFNQPAMSLHVYARPFDSCVVYDDEQGLCRDITLFYTSEYGVVTERHTGGRRLSELPACQCRLTPAEQAAHCGVIASRSSSLTHFSGGTSG